The Phoenix dactylifera cultivar Barhee BC4 chromosome 15, palm_55x_up_171113_PBpolish2nd_filt_p, whole genome shotgun sequence genome contains a region encoding:
- the LOC103712501 gene encoding cell number regulator 1-like yields MHPSHPPQAYEHKHGVTVPVTAPPENHIPPYTSPAMYAPPQRGLTRWSTGLCHCFDDPGNCLITCICPCITFGQVADIVDRGTCPCVASGIAYGLLLGFTGLGCLYSCLYRSKLRGQYDLEEGPLPDCLVHFCCEPCALCQEYRELKNRGFDMGIGWNANVDRQRRGVMGAPAMGAPVVGGGMTR; encoded by the exons atgcatccctcCCATCCTCCCCAAGCCTATGAGCATAAACATGGAGTGACAGTTCCTGTAACGGCGCCGCCGGAAAATCACATCCCTCCATATACTTCTCCGGCCATGTACGCTCCACCTCAGAGGGGTCTGACACGGTGGTCGACGGGCCTTTGCCATTGCTTCGATGATCCCGGCAACT GTTTGATCACTTGCATATGCCCATGCATAACGTTCGGGCAGGTTGCAGATATTGTGGACCGGGGCACTTGCC CTTGCGTGGCGAGTGGGATAGCTTATGGGCTACTACTGGGTTTCACAGGCCTTGGGTGCTTGTATTCATGCCTCTACCGTTCCAAATTGAGAGGTCAGTACGACTTGGAGGAGGGGCCCCTTCCTGACTGCCTCGTCCATTTTTGCTGTGAGCCATGCGCACTATGCCAAGAATATCGGGAGCTTAAGAATAGAGGTTTCGACATGGGAATTG GTTGGAATGCGAACGTGGACCGACAGAGGCGTGGGGTCATGGGAGCTCCGGCCATGGGAGCTCCGGTCGTGGGAGGAGGCATGACAAGATGA
- the LOC103712500 gene encoding uncharacterized protein LOC103712500: MACVNMFNPEHKGFCGVPAAPPMSPRISFSNDFAVDPPPLAPRGPAPPPDPNFEFSVGSHHMIAADQLFFKGRLLPLKENHHGAGAQRVTTLRDELRAHDGDGDGRPPKGSIRWKELLGLRKGPCPAGKRNDKNDRAMEAADVHVGKSAQEL; encoded by the exons ATGGCATGTGTTAACATGTTCAATCCGGAGCACAAAGGTTTCTGTGGAGTGCCGGCGGCTCCGCCGATGAGTCCCCGCATCTCCTTCTCCAACGACTTTGCCGTGGACCCGCCACCGCTGGCCCCGCGCGGGCCTGCGCCGCCCCCCGACCCCAACTTCGAGTTCTCGGTGGGCAGCCACCACATGATCGCGGCCGACCAGCTCTTCTTCAAGGGCCGGCTCCTCCCCCTCAAGGAGAACCACCACGGCGCCGGAGCCCAGAGGGTGACCACCCTCCGGGACGAGCTCCGTGCCCATGACGGCGATGGCGACGGCCGGCCACCAAAGGGTTCCATTAGGTGGAAGGAGCTCCTTGGGCTCAGGAAGGGCCCCTGCCCTGCGGGCAAAAGGAACGATAAGAATGACAGGGCAATGGAGGCTGCAGACGTGCATGTTGGAAAGTCTGCACAG GAGCTATGA